One window of Trifolium pratense cultivar HEN17-A07 linkage group LG5, ARS_RC_1.1, whole genome shotgun sequence genomic DNA carries:
- the LOC123884417 gene encoding uncharacterized protein LOC123884417 codes for MKKTTQVKKSKNVQELPSFSIGLTPSDEDKRNDTDSSSSGGQKNKRKTGAAKGNEKKNKKKKEHKKGDESIASRGRNKKPQIEAQDSDETSSDDENERNGKKVSCAVENVKQDMVKKDSDADARLRHKMSVPKVYDLMHSVHVKKRKDEIIDQLNNCGYGGMLHICNWTRIHTFFIDWVVRRFEKEHMWIRLSDTEVLELKEDDVHRVYELPMAGKKIDTNLCSDGAIRRLRKELGLTGDYSPVVKVAELERILKTTEKPKTWVKGIICFIIHNILCPTNKGNVSLQYADILEDPAGVSSYNWCSHVLDYMKKGLQSPGVLNPLADFHFLMINYMDKMGKRSPFLTGKYKRPSLRDWDVKAANQELAKIHDIMGLENGLTAGVTSLYRPAEGPLVLCFDADTCPLSKAEMYLNHCRSCINIYTRSATTLERRIAEATVGTSGKKDAVPEETKTDKDNPMEAQAETEKNNSSNKDNDADKHNDEGLNNDNDAEDEINAKSIDEDDNDEKDEINAVIIDEDDNDEEDEIITKMIDDSVKAATKIIDDSVKLTMTPETNNVGLTLTQETIIKFPEFFDGAEASNAGFDKNHSVSQGTDSVTQETISKFPEFFDGAEASYAELNNDDLVKKDSVPQETCSELVLVPDAMHQENPTKSDSNVVINATPLKSIKPDEIIDLDNVTPKKRRKHNMLYSDNTYPERRRAVKKSKYLASPYDDAVHKSAATELQKKLSTYAWNPELDKDHIMYCSDNKAHLYSLQRADFWTLQKDEWVSCFVINSWVNCLNWNQQDNMTRLVTPLVNYFDMERMPPVTKTIAHWRFVDRLKNFKYMDWKAIDPTKLEYIMTPAIAGNPGSHYVCFVVNFKSHKFEFLNSLTGGGEKLQLPNGEPSLYKQMFDVWLNEVEAFMTELYKLWKIKMPFQFTTFNWDTPKVPTQVDSDNCGVFCMKFLDEWGGEMQSFKGWSKLRKHGDNGKIAKIMDLRIDLCSAILTNSSNSRKEQVLKDAT; via the exons GTGAAAAAATCAAAGAACGTACAGGAATTGCCATCCTTCAGTATCGGGCTGACACCGTCAGATGAGGATAAAAGGAATGACACCGATTCATCATCCAGTGGTGGTCAAAAAAATAAGCGAAAAACAGGAGCTGCAAAAGGTAatgaaaagaagaataaaaaaaagaaggaacatAAAAAGGGTGATGAAAGCATTGCTTCTCGTGGTCGTAATAAGAAACCACAAATAGAGGCACAAGATTCCGATGAGACAAGTTCGgatgatgaaaatgaaaggAATGGTAAGAAAGTTTCTTGTGCTGTTGAAAATGTGAAACAAGATATGGTGAAGAAAGATTCTGATGCAGATGCAAGACTGAGGCATAAAATGAGTGTACCTAAGGTCTATGACCTTATGCATTCAGTACATGTCAAAAAAAGGAAAGACGAAATAATTGACCAACTAAACAACTGTGGCTATGGAGGGATGCTACATATCTGTAACTGGACAAGGATCCACACCTTTTTTATCGATTGGGTTGTCAGAAGATTTGAAAAGGAACATATGTGGATAAGATTGAGCGATACGGAGGTCCTAGAGTTGAAAGAGGATGATGTGCATAGAGTCTATGAACTTCCAATGGCTGGAAAGAAGATAGACACTAATCTTTGCTCTGATGGAGCAATTAGAAGGCTAAGGAAGGAATTGGGATTGACTGGAGATTATTCTCCAGTTGTGAAGGTTGCTGAATTAGAAAGGATACTGAAGACTacagaaaaacctaaaacatGGGTGAAGGGTATAATTTGTTTCATCATTCATAACATTTTGTGCCCGACTAATAAAGGCAATGTGTCACTGCAGTATGCAGATATTTTAGAAGATCCAGCCGGTGTATCTTCATATAACTGGTGCTCACATGTTCTAGACTATATGAAAAAAGGCCTGCAATCTCCAGGAGTTTTAAATCCATTAGCAGATTTCCACTTCCTAATG ATTAACTACATGGATAAAATGGGGAAACGAAGCCCATTTTTGACGGGCAAATACAAGCGGCCATCCCTTCGTGATTGGGATGTCAAGGCGGCAAACCAGGAACTTGCCAAGATCCATGATATCATGGGGCTTGAAAATGGATTGACAGCCGGGGTAACAAGTCTGTACAGACCCGCAGAAGGTCCGCTTGTACTGTGTTTTGATGCAGACACATGCCCACTGTCTAAG GCAGAAATGTATCTTAATCACTGTAGGTCTTGTATAAATATCTATACTAGATCCGCAACAACATTGGAACGACGAATAGCTGAGGCAACTGTCGGAACTTCTGGGAAAAAAGATGCAGTCCCAGAAGAAACAAAAACTGACAAGGACAATCCAATGGAAGCCCAGGCTGAAACTGAAAAGAATAACAGTTCCAATAAAGACAATGATGCAGACAAGCACAATGATGAAGG GTTGAATAATGACAATGATGCAGAAGATGAGATCAATGCCAAAAGCATTGATGAAGATGACAATGATGAAAAGGATGAGATCAATGCCGTGATAATTGATGAGGATgacaatgatgaagaagatgagatCATTACCAAGATGATTGATGATTCAGTTAAGGCAGCAACCAAAATCATTGATGATTCAGTGAAGCTGACAATGACACCGGAAACAAACAATGTTGGACTCACATTAACACAGGAAACTATCATCAAGTTTCCGGAGTTTTTTGATGGGGCTGAAGCTTCAAACGCAGG GTTCGATAAAAATCATTCAGTGTCACAAGGAACAGATTCAGTTACACAGGAAACTATCTCCAAGTTTCCAGAATTTTTTGATGGGGCTGAAGCTTCATATGCAGA GTTGAATAACGATGATTTAGTGAAAAAAGATTCAGTGCCACAGGAAACATGTTCTGAGCTAGTGTTGGTACCAGATGCGATGCATCAGGAGAACCCTACAAAATCTGACTCGAATGTAGTCATAAA TGCAACTCCATTAAAGTCAATAAAGCCAGATGAAATAATTGACTTGGACAATGTCACtccaaagaaaagaagaaagcatAATATGCTTTATTCTGATAATACATATCCTGAGCGTCGACGGGCGGTGAAGAAATCGAAATACCTTGCAAGCCCATATGATGACGCTGTCCACAAGTCTGCTGCAACGGAGTTGCAGAAAAAATTATCAACATATGCTTGGAACCCGGAGCTTGATAA GGATCACATTATGTACTGTTCAGACAACAAGGCTCATTTGTATTCTCTACAAAGGGCTGACTTCTGGACACTTCAAAAGGATGAATGGGTATCATGCTTTGTCATAAACAGTTGggttaattgtttaaattggaATCAGCAGGACAACATGACAAGACTAGTGACACCATTGGTTAATTAT TTTGACATGGAAAGAATGCCTCCTGTAACTAAAACAATTGCGCACTGGAGATTCGTTGACAGACTGAAAAATTTTAAGTACATGGATTGGAAGGCCATTGACCCTACAAAGCTAGAATAC ATCATGACACCAGCAATAGCTGGCAATCCAGGAAGCCATTATGTCTGCTTTGTCGTCAATTTTAAAAGCCACAAATTTGAATTCCTAAACAGCTTGACGGGGGGAGGAGAGAAATTGCAGTTACCAAATGGTGAACCTAGCTTATACAAACAGATGTTTGATGTTTGGCTGAATGAGGTGGAAGCATTTATGACAGAATTATATAAGTTATGGAAAATCAAAATGCCTTTCCAATTCACCACATTCAATTGGGATACACCAAAGGTGCCTACTCAAGTTGATTCAGACAATTGTGGAGTGTTTTGCATGAAGTTTCTTGATGAATGGGGTGGTGAAATGCAATCTTTCAAAGGTTGGTCCAAACTTAGGAAACATGGGGACAATGGAAAGATTGCAAAAATTATGGATCTCCGCATTGATCTATGTTCAGCTATATTAACCAACTCTAGCAATTCCAGAAAAGAACAAGTCCTGAAGGATGCAActtga
- the LOC123884418 gene encoding protein FAR1-RELATED SEQUENCE 5-like, protein MDLTSTSSGIAQMPVVDSSDTLADSLQCYSPTKKETWEYLAFKSVEEVEKFYGDYALKSGFSIRILLKSRNNSQNQRTDKIHYLRYGCNKQGYKKGSLLDPKNKPKSESPVVVEFEKVKEKPEERVGCTAAIFLKLDETLNVFKIYKWDVPHCHPLHKPEHGCYLRSFRQVNEVQGQLAVINSKAGMSMRTSYEVMGQGVGGTDNLPFRFSDLKNYLMTNRQKEMLVGEATVIQDFFRNEALSKPSFYYDIQVDAAEDIASIFWADGIMQLDYALFGDVISFDTTYRTNNQYRPLAAFMGFDNHRTSVLFGAALLYDETAATFDWLFTTFLKCMSNKKPQSIYTDQATALLKSVPNIFEGVFHGLCSWHMAENAKKNLGSRANSAFFDELNILISHVETESDFDYNWDQMMKTCFDGRPTADFKWLVQTYRNRMHWSSAWVKYHFTAGLKTTQLSESFNAFLRHFLQPDHSLVIFFNHFNIMVQRMRDNHTELDFKAANTRAKNNYPNSQLMRSVVNKYTPTCFAFIHRQYDFSFKYFYEEVTPQVSAFDKVFKVFTIVHVDEREEVDGVNYDDACNDGPSNRDVLDEEVAENLSPNFEKHDRLDERLVTIDIRAKRISCTCRMFENRGFLCRHIFKILEFLGGSVQYHGLKTIPAEYVLKRWCRDVRQSVKSTINVATEGATQAQRYQQICAVTVNLCTRVCADPEASQIFLNGVLEAGRKAEELLNSKGIHTVQSSVTPPKSSSVTPSKSCNTTAVSEASDAQKSTGPKFKKRPNPIRSKKRLKSDYELAREHQKFLIHRKRKQRGAEDLKGKESAD, encoded by the exons ATGGATTTGACATCAACTTCATCTGGAATTGCCCAAATGCCTGTTGTTGATAGTTCAGACACACTTGCTGATAGTTTGCAATGCTACTCTCCTACTAAAAAAGAAACTTGGGAGTATCTTGCTTTTAAATCGGTTGAAGAGGTTGAAAAATTTTATGGTGATTATGCACTTAAAAGTGGGTTTTCAATTCGGATTTTGTTGAAATCAAGAAACAATTCACAGAATCAGCGAACTGATAAAATACACTATCTACGATATGGATGTAACAAACAAGGTTACAAGAAAGGAAGTTTGCTTGATCCGAAGAACAAGCCAAAATCAGAGAGTCCGGTTGTGGTTGAATTTgagaaagtaaaagaaaaacctGAGGAAAGGGTTGGTTGTACAGCTGCCATATTTTTGAAGTTGGATGAAACTCTGAATGTCTTTAAGATATACAAATGGGATGTGCCCCATTGTCATCCGTTACATAAACCGGAACATGGATGTTACTTGAGATCATTCAGACAAGTCAATGAAGTGCAAGGACAGCTTGCTGTAATAAATTCGAAAGCCGGGATGTCGATGAGAACTTCTTATGAAGTCATGGGTCAGGGAGTTGGAGGAACAGATAACTTGCCTTTTCGATTTTCAGATTTAAAGAATTATCTGATGACAAATCGGCAAAAAGAGATGCTAGTTGGTGAGGCAACCGTGATTCAAGATTTTTTTAGAAATGAAGCTCTGTCGAAACCATCCTTTTATTATGATATTCAAGTTGATGCTGCGGAAGATATAGCTAGTATTTTTTGGGCAGATGGGATTATGCAGCTTGATTATGCCTTATTTGGTGATGTTATAAGCTTTGATACAACTTACCGAACCAATAATCAGTATCGCCCTTTAG CTGCATTCATGGGCTTTGACAATCATCGTACAAGTGTGTTATTTGGCGCTGCCCTGTTGTATGACGAGACTGCAGCAACTTTTGACTGGTTGTTTACAACATTTTTGAAATGTATGTCCAATAAAAAACCACAATCGATATACACGGATCAGGCGACTGCATTGTTGAAGTCAGTTCCAAATATTTTTGAAGGTGTTTTTCATGGACTTTGCTCATGGCATATGGCAGAGAATGCAAAGAAGAATCTCGGGTCTCGTGCAAATAGTGCTTTTTTTGATgagttgaatattttgatttcaCATGTTGAGACTGAATCAGATTTTGATTACAATTGGGATCAGATGATGAAAACCTGTTTTGATGGAAGGCCAACTGCAGACTTTAAGTGGCTTGTTCAAACTTACAGGAATCGTATGCATTGGTCTTCAGCTTGGGTCAAATATCATTTTACTGCTGGTTTGAAAACAACTCAATTAAGTGAGTCCTTCAATGCCTTTCTCCGTCATTTTCTGCAGCCTGATCATTCACTTGTTATATTCTTCAATCATTTTAATATTATGGTCCAGAGAATGAGGGATAATCATACTGAGTTAGACTTTAAGGCTGCAAACACTAGAGCAAAAAACAATTATCCCAACAGTCAACTGATGCGGTCAGTTGTAAACAAATACACCCCAACTTGCTTTGCATTCATTCATAGACAGtatgatttttctttcaaatacttTTATGAAGAGGTCACACCCCAAGTTTCTGCATTTGATAAGGTTTTCAAAGTTTTTACAATTGTACATGTTGATGAACGTGAGGAAGTAGATGGTGTTAATTATGATGATGCTTGTAATGATGGGCCTTCAAACCGTGATGTTTTGGATGAAGAAGTTGCTGAAAACCTTTCCCCAAACTTTGAAAAGCATGATCGACTTGATGAACGGCTTGTGACAATTGATATTAGGGCCAAACGTATTAGCTGCACATGCCGTATGTTTGAGAACAGGGGTTTCTTGTGTCgacatattttcaaaatattggaGTTTTTAGGTGGTTCTGTGCAATATCATGGTTTGAAGACAATACCTGCAGAATATGTGTTAAAGCGTTGGTGTAGAGATGTGCGTCAGTCTGTTAAATCTACTATCAATGTTGCCACTGAAGGCGCGACTCAAGCACAACGATATCAACAAATTTGTGCTGTTACAGTTAACCTTTGTACACGTGTTTGTGCAGATCCTGAGgcttctcaaatttttcttaaTGGTGTTCTTGAAGCTGGGAGAAAGGCAGAGGAGTTGCTTAATTCGAAAGGTATTCATACAGTTCAATCTTCCGTGACGCCACCTAAGTCATCTTCCGTTACGCCATCTAAGTCTTGCAATACAACAGCTGTCAGTGAAGCATCTGATGCTCAAAAGTCGACTGGTCCAAAGTTCAAAAAAAGACCAAATCCAATTAGATCAAAGAAACGACTTAAAAGTGATTATGAATTGGCTAGAGAACACCAGAAATTCCTTATACACCGGAAGAGAAAACAGAGAGGGGCTGAGGATTTAAAGGGGAAAGAGTCTGCTGATTGA
- the LOC123885196 gene encoding putative disease resistance RPP13-like protein 1 yields MAATLVGGAFLSASVQTIMDKLTSSEFRDFVNNKKLNMSLLKQLETTLLTLHAVLDDAENKQINNRAVKQWLDELKDAIFDAEDLLNQISYDSLRCKVENSITKSENINGQVWNFLSSPFQNLYREINSQMKNMSERLQLFAQQKDILGLQTVGGRVFFRTPSSSIVDQSFMVGRKNDKEKLVNMLLSGGDNIGVVPIFGMGGVGKTTLAQILYNDKEVQGHFDVKAWVCVSEEFDVLRVCRTLLESITSSVWESDNLDSLRVKLKQNLKDKRFLFVLDDMWNDSYSDWHELVTPFIDGKSGSRVIITTRQQKVAEVTHTFPIHKLEPLSYEDCWSLLSKHAFRSEDFGSRKYPSLETICRKIAKKCCGLPIAAKTLGGLLRSKVDAKEWSKILNSDIWNFPNDNVLPALLLSYQYLPSHLKRCFAYCSIFPKDYFLDRKQMVLLWMAEGFLEHSQGRKTMEEVGDDYFVELSSRSLIQQSNDDSGGQKFFMHDLVNDLATIVSGKSCCRGEHGGNISVNVRHLSYNQEEYDIFKKFENFYDFKCLRSFLPLGLWWRQSYLSKKVVDDLIPTLRRLRVLSLSGYRNITILPDSIGSLGQLRYLDLSNTRIESLPDTTCNLCNLQTLILSYCYHLVELPVHIGKLINLRHLNISWTNIKEMPMEILELENLQTLTTFVVGNQKDGLSVRELGKFPNLQGKLCIQKLHNVIDVVEAYGANLKSKEHIEELILRWGDLTEDSQTARAVLDALQPSTNLKKLSIDLYGGTSIPSWLGDSSFSNMVTLFISNCIYCTAIPPLGQLPSLKDLTIRGMTLETIGAEFYGMLGGGSSSSFQPFPSLEILKFQNMSNWKEWLPFLSNKFPFPCLKCLRLFQCPKLRGYLPSHLFSIEQIGIYGCDLLLATPPTLHWISSIKIITVEGDLDSQADIIQWPMLETDSPCQLQRASVRCCDTLMSLPKMILSSTCLQHLELYNLPYLTAFPADCLLTSLQLLRIIDCENLTFLPPTMWCKYMSLMTLELENSCNALTSFPLDGFPVLQSLSIDGCMSLESIFISNSSSLTTLECLTLIDLPKLKLSFGEGACLLPKLRSFQIKSVRVTTPVVKWGLQLLTALSDLHIGGDDIVNTLLKEKLLPISLVSLTITNLTEMKSLKENAFQHLSSLESLHFLHCPGLESLPEDTLLSSLKLLSIRKCSRLEARYESQRGKDWSNIAHIPVIKINGQVII; encoded by the coding sequence ATGGCTGCAACTTTGGTGGGAGGTGCATTTCTATCTGCTTCTGTTCAAACAATAATGGACAAACTAACTTCATCAGAGTTTCGAGATTTCGTCAACAACAAGAAGTTGAACATGTCACTTTTGAAGCAATTAGAGACAACACTACTCACTCTTCATGCTGTTCTTGATGATGCTGAGAACAAGCAGATCAACAATCGTGCTGTCAAACAATGGCTTGATGAGTTGAAAGATGCAATCTTTGATGCAGAGGATTTGCTCAACCAAATCAGTTATGATTCCCTTAGATGCAAGGTGGAGAATAGTATTACAAAGTCTGAAAACATCAATGGTCAGGTTTGGAATTTCCTTTCATCTCCTTTTCAAAACTTGTATAGAGAGATCAATTCCCAGATGAAAAATATGAGTGAAAGGCTCCAACTTTTTGCACAACAGAAAGACATCCTTGGCTTGCAAACTGTAGGTGGTAGGGTTTTTTTTAGAACACCTTCAAGTTCAATTGTAGATCAATCTTTCATGGTTGGTAGGAAAAATGATAAAGAGAAACTAGTTAATATGTTGCTATCAGGTGGTGATAATATCGGTGTTGTACCAATTTTTGGCATGGGAGGTGTTGGTAAAACAACCCTCGCGCAAATTCTTTACAACGATAAAGAAGTTCAAGGACATTTTGATGTAAAAGCATGGGTTTGTGTGTCAGAAGAGTTTGATGTTTTGAGGGTATGCAGAACTTTACTTGAATCTATCACTTCAAGTGTTTGGGAAAGTGATAATCTTGATTCTCTTCGAGTCAAATTAAAGCAAAACTTGAAGGACAAAAgatttttgtttgtgttggaTGACATGTGGAATGATAGCTATAGTGATTGGCATGAGCTTGTGACTCCCTTCATTGATGGAAAATCTGGAAGCAGGGTGATCATCACAACACGTCAACAAAAAGTTGCCGAGGTCACACATACATTTCCTATCCATAAATTAGAACCTCTATCATACGAAGATTGTTGGTCATTACTCTCAAAACACGCATTTAGAAGTGAAGACTTCGGCAGCCGTAAATACCCAAGCCTAGAAACAATTTGCAGGAAGATTGCAAAAAAGTGTTGTGGATTACCAATAGCTGCCAAAACACTTGGAGGACTTTTACGCTCGAAAGTAGATGCAAAAGAGTggagtaaaattttaaatagtgACATATGGAATTTTCCAAATGATAATGTTCTCCCTGCATTGCTTTTGAGTTATCAATATCTTCCTTCTCATTTGAAAAGATGTTTTGCTTATTGTTCAATTTTCCCAAAGGATTATTTTCTTGATAGGAAGCAAATGGTTTTGTTATGGATGGCTGAAGGCTTCCTTGAACATTCTCAAGGAAGAAAAACAATGGAGGAAGTAGGTGATGACTACTTCGTTGAATTGTCATCTAGATCTTTAATTCAACAATCAAATGATGATTCTGGTGGACAAAAGTTTTTCATGCATGATCTTGTCAATGATTTAGCTACAATTGTATCTGGAAAAAGTTGTTGCAGAGGTGAACATGGTGGTAACATCTCTGTAAATGTCCGTCATTTGTCATATAACCAAGAAGAGTATGACATTTTCAAGAAGTTTGAGAATTTCTACGATTTCAAATGCTTGCGAAGCTTTCTACCCCTTGGCCTCTGGTGGCGACAATCTTACTTATCTAAAAAAGTGGTTGATGATTTGATACCCACACTTAGAAGGTTGCGTGTGTTATCGTTATCAGGTTATAGAAACATCACCATTCTACCAGATTCGATTGGGAGTTTGGGGCAGTTGCGGTATCTTGATCTCTCCAACACTAGAATTGAAAGCTTGCCTGATACAACATGTAACCTTTGCAATTTGCAAACATTGATTTTATCATATTGCTATCATCTTGTCGAATTGCCGGTACATATTggaaagttaataaatttacgGCACCTAAACATTAGTTGGACGAACATAAAGGAGATGCCAATGGAGATTCTTGAGCTAGAAAACCTTCAGACTTTAACAACTTTTGTAGTGGGCAACCAAAAAGATGGGTTAAGTGTGAGAGAGCTTGGTAAGTTTCCTAACCTACAGGGAAAACTTTGCATCCAGAAGCTACATAATGTCATTGATGTTGTTGAAGCATATGGTGCCAACTTGAAGAGCAAAGAACATATCGAGGAATTAATTCTACGATGGGGCGATCTAACTGAAGATTCACAAACTGCAAGAGCTGTGCTTGATGCATTGCAACCATCAACAAACTTGAAGAAACTGAGCATTGACTTGTATGGCGGAACAAGTATTCCAAGTTGGTTGGGAGATTCTTCGTTTTCTAATATGGTGACCCTTTTCATCAGTAATTGTATATATTGCACGGCAATTCCACCACTAGGGCAGCTACCTTCTCTCAAGGACTTGACTATTAGAGGCATGACATTGGAGACAATTGGCGCAGAATTTTATGGCATGCTGGGAGGAGGTTCTAGTTCTTCATTCCAACCATTTCCATCCTTGGAGATTCTGAAATTTCAGAACATGTCAAATTGGAAGGAATGGCTTCCTTTTCTCAGCAACAAATTTCCTTTTCCTTGTCTTAAATGTCTAAGGTTATTCCAGTGTCCTAAACTGAGGGGATACTTGCCTAGCCATCTTTTTTCCATAGAACAAATTGGAATATATGGCTGTGATCTTCTCTTGGCAACACCACCTACTCTGCATTGGATctcatcaataaaaataataacagtCGAGGGAGATTTAGATTCTCAAGCTGATATAATCCAATGGCCAATGCTTGAGACCGATTCTCCATGTCAGCTGCAGCGTGCATCAGTCCGTTGTTGTGATACACTTATGTCTCTACCTAAAATGATTTTAAGCAGCACTTGTCTCCAACACTTGGAACTTTATAATCTTCCATATCTCACTGCATTTCCAGCAGATTGTCTACTAACTTCACTGCAATTACTCAGAATCATTGACTGTGAGAATTTAACATTTTTGCCTCCTACTATGTGGTGCAAATATATGTCGCTTATGACATTAGAGTTAGAGAATAGCTGTAATGCACTTACCTCCTTTCCATTGGATGGTTTCCCCGTGCTACAAAGTCTTTCCATTGATGGTTGTATGAGTCTAGAGTCCATTTTTATTTCAAACAGTTCTTCCCTCACAACTCTTGAATGTTTGACTCTCATTGATCTTCCAAAACTCAAGTTATCATTTGGTGAAGGAGCTTGCCTACTTCCCAAGTTGAGATCATTTCAGATTAAATCCGTGAGAGTAACAACGCCTGTAGTTAAATGGGGTCTCCAACTCCTAACCGCGCTTTCAGATTTGCATATTGGAGGTGATGATATTGTTAACACTTTATTGAAGGAGAAGTTGCTTCCTATTTCATTAGTGTCTTTGACAATCACTAATCTCACTGAAATGAAATCATTAAAGGAAAATGCATTTCAACACCTCTCCTCTTTGGAAAGCCTTCACTTTCTGCATTGTCCGGGGCTTGAGTCTTTGCCAGAAGATACATTGCTTTCATCTCTTAAGTTGCTGAGCATCAGAAAATGCTCTCGGTTAGAAGCAAGGTACGAAAGTCAGAGAGGAAAAGACTGGTCCAATATCGCTCATATTCctgtcataaaaataaatggcCAAGTCATAATATGA